The following are encoded in a window of Corynebacterium marinum DSM 44953 genomic DNA:
- a CDS encoding NAD(P)H-binding protein translates to MIDAQEENARKVLIIGGHGKVAQLVTSRLVSAGLDVTSLIRNPEQAPDIEALGSTPLIRDLTSLSVADWATLLQDVDTAIWTAGNAGKGGATATYAIDRDGALACIDALEQLRAERGAAPRLLMVSYLGSLDHGVDPEDSFYPYADAKETVDRRLLSSDLDYLILAPGRLTMEPAGGLAVVDNAPPKDGSVTTSRELVAKVLAEIAARDELPDVQILPFVDAEGGAGAGDEAISRL, encoded by the coding sequence ATGATTGACGCACAGGAAGAAAATGCCCGGAAAGTCCTCATCATCGGCGGCCACGGCAAGGTGGCCCAGCTGGTCACCTCCCGCCTGGTGTCGGCCGGTTTGGACGTCACCTCGCTGATCCGCAACCCGGAACAGGCCCCCGACATCGAGGCGCTCGGTTCGACTCCGCTCATCCGCGATCTGACGAGCCTGAGCGTCGCCGACTGGGCGACGCTGCTGCAGGACGTCGACACCGCGATCTGGACCGCAGGCAACGCCGGCAAGGGCGGCGCCACCGCGACGTACGCCATCGACCGCGACGGCGCGCTGGCCTGCATCGACGCCCTCGAGCAGCTGCGGGCCGAGCGCGGCGCAGCGCCCCGCCTGCTCATGGTGTCCTACCTCGGGTCGCTGGATCACGGGGTGGACCCGGAGGACTCCTTCTACCCGTACGCGGACGCCAAGGAGACCGTCGACCGCCGGCTGCTCTCCTCCGACCTGGATTACCTCATCCTGGCACCGGGGCGCCTGACGATGGAGCCGGCCGGGGGACTGGCGGTCGTCGATAATGCCCCGCCGAAGGACGGCTCGGTGACCACTTCGCGTGAGCTGGTGGCGAAGGTCCTGGCGGAAATCGCCGCCCGCGACGAGCTGCCGGACGTGCAGATCCTCCCCTTCGTCGACGCCGAGGGCGGCGCCGGCGCGGGGGATGAGGCGATCAGCCGGCTCTGA
- a CDS encoding DUF1990 family protein, whose amino-acid sequence MTDRGHLTYPAHLQLATLKLAAGRTPEELGLNRWTIIEHQEVLGHGEECFREAGRRVLTWQAHRRARVRAERFGPLVRLHIGPLMSSCLVLLEEQTATRTALVYGTLPSHVELGEEAFLVDLAPDGTVTGRVVAFSRHSWWLAKLGGPVARAVQRRANRAYVAGMRP is encoded by the coding sequence GTGACCGACAGAGGGCACCTCACCTACCCCGCCCACCTCCAGCTGGCCACCCTGAAACTCGCGGCCGGACGCACCCCGGAAGAACTGGGCCTGAACCGGTGGACGATCATCGAGCACCAGGAGGTCCTCGGCCACGGTGAGGAGTGTTTCCGGGAGGCCGGGAGGCGCGTGCTCACCTGGCAGGCGCACCGTCGCGCCAGGGTGCGGGCGGAGCGTTTCGGCCCGTTGGTTCGGCTGCACATCGGCCCTCTGATGTCCTCGTGCCTCGTGCTCCTGGAGGAGCAGACCGCCACCCGCACGGCGCTGGTCTACGGGACGCTTCCTTCGCACGTCGAGCTGGGGGAGGAGGCCTTCCTCGTGGATCTCGCGCCGGACGGCACGGTCACCGGCCGGGTCGTCGCGTTCTCCCGGCATTCCTGGTGGCTGGCCAAACTCGGCGGCCCCGTGGCCCGCGCCGTCCAGCGCCGGGCCAACCGCGCCTACGTGGCGGGCATGCGTCCCTGA
- a CDS encoding PLD nuclease N-terminal domain-containing protein has translation MKSANPSITRTRQKFTDLPLPAKVGVVAGVAAEVSAKIAAWVDLYRRPADKVRGPKWAWAVAQLINGVGPAAYWSFGRK, from the coding sequence ATGAAGAGCGCAAATCCCAGCATCACGAGGACCAGGCAGAAATTCACCGACCTTCCCCTGCCGGCGAAGGTGGGAGTCGTCGCCGGCGTCGCCGCGGAGGTGTCCGCGAAAATCGCCGCGTGGGTAGACCTCTACCGCCGCCCGGCGGATAAGGTGCGCGGACCGAAGTGGGCCTGGGCCGTGGCCCAGCTCATCAACGGCGTCGGACCGGCCGCGTACTGGAGCTTCGGCCGGAAGTGA
- a CDS encoding ACT domain-containing protein: protein MFAIMTVTGVDHTGIIASVTTALAELDINILDVSQTIMDNFFTMILRVEFDEKVNDITRIQQAMEPVEESQNLVIRIQSEALFTAVNEI from the coding sequence ATGTTTGCCATCATGACCGTCACCGGTGTGGACCACACCGGCATCATCGCCTCCGTCACCACCGCACTCGCCGAACTGGACATCAACATCCTCGATGTCTCCCAGACCATCATGGACAACTTCTTCACCATGATTCTCCGGGTGGAGTTCGACGAGAAGGTCAACGACATCACCCGTATCCAGCAGGCCATGGAGCCGGTGGAGGAATCCCAGAACCTGGTCATCCGGATCCAGTCCGAAGCCCTGTTCACCGCGGTCAACGAAATCTAG
- a CDS encoding PFL family protein, whose product MSFQLNSRNILDTIEMIEKYRLDIRTVTMGISLLDCSRTTMAETCRAVYERVVVQATRLVEVCEGIESELGIPIVNKRISVTPVSLITAGLDGNPADVARALDKAAKEVGVNFLGGYSALVAKGGTTAEKALIRSIPEALSETDLVCGSVNIATSRAGINMNAAAEMGRVIKEAAELTKDRSAIACAKLVVFANSVGDNPFMAGAYHGVEEPDCVVSVGVSGPGVIHRALESLEDTATLDQVAEEIKKAAFKITRAGQLVGDLASERLGVPFGIVDLSLAPTAEQGDSVAHILERMGLDQVGTHGTTAALALLNDAVKKGGMMACSRVGGLSGSFIPVSEDKGMIDAVRAGSITIDKLEAMTSICSVGFDMIAIPGDTTAETIAGMIADEAAIGVMNHKTTAVRVIPVPGTKPGDEVNFGGLLGYAPVIPLNQVGNSGFIRRGGFIPAPVHGLRN is encoded by the coding sequence ATGAGCTTTCAGCTGAACTCCCGCAACATCCTCGACACCATTGAGATGATCGAGAAGTACCGCCTCGACATCCGCACCGTCACCATGGGCATCTCCCTGCTCGACTGCTCCCGCACCACGATGGCGGAAACCTGCCGCGCCGTCTACGAACGCGTGGTCGTCCAGGCCACCCGGCTCGTCGAGGTGTGCGAGGGAATCGAGTCGGAGCTGGGCATACCGATCGTCAACAAGCGGATCTCGGTGACGCCCGTGTCGCTGATCACCGCCGGACTCGACGGCAATCCCGCCGACGTCGCCCGTGCCCTGGACAAGGCGGCGAAGGAGGTCGGCGTCAACTTCCTCGGCGGCTACTCCGCGCTCGTGGCCAAGGGCGGAACCACCGCGGAAAAGGCGTTGATCCGCTCCATTCCGGAGGCCTTGAGCGAGACGGACCTGGTCTGCGGGTCGGTCAACATCGCCACGTCCCGCGCCGGCATCAACATGAACGCCGCCGCCGAGATGGGCCGGGTCATCAAGGAAGCGGCGGAGCTGACGAAGGACCGCTCCGCCATCGCCTGCGCGAAGCTGGTCGTGTTCGCCAACTCAGTCGGCGACAACCCGTTCATGGCCGGCGCCTACCACGGTGTCGAGGAGCCCGACTGCGTCGTCTCCGTCGGCGTTTCCGGGCCGGGCGTCATCCACCGGGCGCTGGAGTCCCTGGAGGACACCGCCACCCTGGACCAGGTGGCGGAGGAGATCAAGAAGGCTGCGTTCAAGATCACCCGCGCGGGCCAGCTCGTCGGCGACCTGGCCTCCGAACGCCTGGGCGTCCCCTTCGGCATCGTCGACCTCTCACTGGCACCCACCGCCGAACAGGGCGACTCGGTCGCGCACATCCTCGAACGCATGGGGCTGGACCAGGTGGGCACCCACGGCACCACCGCGGCGCTCGCACTGCTCAACGACGCCGTGAAGAAGGGCGGCATGATGGCCTGTTCCCGCGTGGGCGGACTGTCCGGGTCCTTCATCCCCGTCTCCGAGGATAAGGGCATGATCGACGCGGTCCGCGCCGGATCCATCACCATCGACAAGCTGGAGGCCATGACCTCGATCTGTTCCGTCGGCTTCGACATGATCGCCATCCCCGGGGACACCACTGCGGAGACCATCGCCGGCATGATCGCCGACGAGGCGGCCATCGGTGTGATGAACCATAAAACGACGGCCGTGCGCGTCATCCCGGTTCCGGGGACCAAGCCCGGCGACGAAGTGAACTTCGGCGGCCTGCTCGGTTACGCCCCGGTGATCCCGCTCAACCAGGTCGGTAACTCAGGGTTCATCCGCCGCGGCGGGTTCATCCCGGCCCCTGTACACGGTCTCCGGAACTGA
- a CDS encoding cation-transporting P-type ATPase — translation MEAPAHAIDTSEVFTALGSRPEGLNSEAVTTALERYGENSLPRAEEETSFQRLLRQFRDPMIYVLIAAAVVTGLLGEVVDTVVIAAVVLINALVGYLQEGKAADALAAIREMLSPASEVRRDGSWITVDSDQLVPGDVVRLRAGDKVPADLRLFKTTSLRVEESALTGESVAADKNTRPVAADAPLGDRSCMAFSGTTVAAGSGLGVVTGTGQDTEIGRITTMLGEVERVETPLTRSMARFSSILAVGALLLAVLMVIVSVVIYDTGWAEVLMSAIGFAVAAIPEGLPAVMAITLALGVQKMAARNAITRRLDSVETLGSVTTICTDKTGTLTKNEMTVRAIHTREHNYEVTGTGYSPEGQILVDGAAVDLGEHPDLERMAEVAVYANDASVEKRDDEWTLNGEPTDGGICTFALKAGVDKSEKRIAGVPFDSDFKYMATLDDMPDGRVIHLKGAPDRLLERCDRQRAPGGGTEPLDKAYWEEEIEAMGTRGMRVLAAAWRDGEEGRELATTDVDAGGFLFLGLYGIIDPPRDEVPEAVRTVQEAGIRIRMITGDHASTASAIAKEIGLRGDRAITGAELEAATDEELQSIVRDHDVYARTSPEHKLRLVRALQANGEVVAMTGDGVNDAPSLKQADVGVAMGNKGTEATKDAADVVLADDNFATISAAVKMGRTIYDNLRKAIVFMLPTNGGQGLVIFVAMLVGMTLPITPLQVLWVNLITAVTLSLALSFEPAEPGIMKRRPRDPEDALLDSEVILRILFVSVLLGGATIAVFQYLQMNGSSLEVSRTIAVNTLVVGQVFYLFTARFSRVSALRKELFTANPVSWLSVGIMLVLQIAFCYLPFMQDAFETTGVGWFGWAVPVVVGIIVFLAVETDKLIRRLN, via the coding sequence GTGGAAGCACCAGCACATGCCATCGACACCAGCGAGGTCTTCACTGCACTCGGCAGCCGGCCGGAAGGACTGAACTCGGAGGCCGTAACCACGGCCCTCGAACGCTACGGGGAGAACAGCCTGCCCCGGGCGGAGGAGGAGACCTCATTCCAGCGGCTGTTACGCCAGTTCCGCGACCCGATGATCTACGTGCTCATCGCCGCCGCGGTGGTGACCGGCCTGCTCGGGGAGGTAGTGGATACCGTCGTCATCGCGGCGGTGGTGCTCATCAACGCCCTGGTCGGTTACCTGCAGGAGGGAAAGGCCGCGGACGCGCTCGCCGCGATCCGGGAGATGCTCTCCCCCGCCTCCGAGGTGCGGCGCGACGGCAGCTGGATCACCGTCGACTCCGACCAGCTGGTCCCCGGGGACGTGGTGAGACTGCGGGCCGGCGACAAGGTTCCGGCGGATCTGCGCCTGTTCAAGACGACCAGCCTCCGCGTCGAGGAGTCCGCCCTGACCGGCGAGTCGGTCGCCGCGGACAAGAATACCCGGCCCGTCGCTGCGGATGCCCCGCTGGGCGACCGCTCCTGCATGGCCTTCTCCGGCACGACCGTGGCGGCGGGCTCCGGCCTCGGCGTGGTCACGGGCACCGGACAGGACACCGAGATCGGCCGCATCACCACCATGCTCGGCGAGGTGGAGCGGGTGGAGACCCCGCTGACCCGCTCGATGGCCAGGTTCTCGTCCATTCTGGCCGTCGGCGCGCTACTGCTCGCGGTGCTCATGGTGATCGTGTCCGTGGTCATCTACGACACCGGCTGGGCCGAGGTCCTCATGTCCGCGATCGGTTTCGCGGTGGCGGCGATCCCCGAGGGGTTGCCCGCCGTCATGGCGATCACACTGGCGCTCGGCGTGCAGAAGATGGCGGCGCGCAACGCCATCACACGCCGTCTCGACTCGGTGGAGACCCTCGGATCCGTCACCACCATCTGCACGGACAAGACCGGCACGCTGACGAAGAACGAGATGACCGTGCGTGCGATCCATACCCGGGAGCACAACTACGAGGTCACCGGCACCGGGTACTCCCCCGAGGGGCAGATCCTGGTCGACGGCGCCGCCGTGGACCTCGGCGAGCACCCCGACCTGGAGCGGATGGCGGAGGTGGCGGTGTACGCGAACGACGCGAGCGTCGAGAAGCGCGACGACGAGTGGACGCTCAACGGTGAACCGACCGACGGCGGCATCTGCACCTTCGCCCTCAAAGCGGGGGTGGACAAAAGCGAAAAGCGGATCGCGGGGGTGCCCTTCGACTCCGACTTCAAGTACATGGCCACCCTCGACGACATGCCGGACGGGCGGGTGATCCACCTCAAGGGCGCGCCGGACCGGTTGCTGGAGCGCTGCGACCGCCAACGTGCGCCCGGCGGCGGCACAGAGCCGCTGGACAAGGCCTACTGGGAGGAAGAGATCGAAGCCATGGGCACCCGCGGCATGCGGGTGCTGGCGGCTGCGTGGCGGGACGGGGAGGAAGGACGGGAGCTGGCGACCACCGACGTCGACGCCGGCGGGTTCCTCTTCCTCGGCCTCTACGGCATCATCGACCCGCCGCGGGACGAGGTCCCCGAGGCGGTGCGCACGGTCCAGGAGGCCGGCATCCGGATCCGCATGATCACCGGCGACCATGCCTCGACGGCGTCGGCCATCGCGAAGGAGATCGGCCTGCGCGGCGACCGCGCCATCACCGGCGCGGAGCTCGAGGCCGCCACCGACGAGGAGCTGCAGTCGATCGTGCGCGACCACGACGTCTACGCCCGCACCTCCCCCGAGCACAAGCTCCGCCTCGTCCGGGCGCTGCAGGCGAACGGCGAGGTGGTCGCCATGACCGGCGACGGGGTCAACGACGCGCCCTCCCTGAAGCAGGCGGACGTCGGCGTGGCCATGGGCAACAAGGGCACCGAGGCCACCAAGGACGCCGCCGACGTGGTGCTGGCCGACGACAACTTCGCCACCATCTCGGCGGCGGTGAAGATGGGCCGCACGATCTACGACAACCTGCGCAAGGCCATCGTGTTCATGCTGCCGACCAATGGCGGGCAGGGGCTGGTGATCTTCGTGGCGATGCTCGTGGGCATGACGCTGCCGATCACCCCGCTGCAGGTCCTGTGGGTCAACCTCATCACCGCCGTCACGCTCTCGCTCGCACTGTCCTTCGAACCGGCGGAACCCGGCATCATGAAGCGGCGTCCCCGGGACCCGGAGGACGCGCTCCTGGACTCCGAGGTCATTCTGCGCATCCTCTTCGTCTCCGTGCTCCTCGGCGGGGCTACGATCGCGGTGTTCCAGTACCTGCAGATGAACGGCTCCTCCCTCGAGGTCTCCCGCACCATCGCCGTGAACACGCTTGTGGTGGGCCAGGTCTTCTACCTTTTCACGGCCCGCTTCTCCAGGGTGAGCGCGCTGCGGAAGGAGCTGTTCACCGCCAACCCCGTCTCGTGGCTGTCCGTGGGGATCATGCTCGTCCTGCAGATCGCCTTCTGTTACCTGCCCTTCATGCAGGATGCCTTCGAGACGACCGGCGTCGGCTGGTTCGGCTGGGCCGTCCCCGTGGTGGTCGGCATCATTGTCTTCCTGGCGGTGGAGACGGACAAGCTGATCCGACGCCTCAACTAG
- a CDS encoding glutamine amidotransferase, with amino-acid sequence MSGSVIHPRKPFLLLSTRPETEAASAEVVSFRSKMGLGPDGLIQVRLESRPLGDLDLRDYSGVLLGGSPFNASEPIKSPLQNRVEADLARLMEEVLDRDFPLFGACYGVGTVGTAIGAVIDGTYSESPRVISVSVTDLGARDPLLEGIPGNFSTMVGHKEAVAVLPDVAAVLVTGESCPVQMFRVQENVYATQFHPELAPEAFEQRLRIYANAGYHDPSELDSIIAMTRGVDLTVDDAILRNFALRYAR; translated from the coding sequence ATGTCCGGTTCCGTGATCCACCCGCGCAAGCCCTTCCTCCTGCTGAGCACCCGACCGGAGACTGAGGCGGCGTCGGCCGAGGTCGTCAGCTTCCGCTCGAAGATGGGGCTCGGCCCCGACGGACTGATCCAGGTCCGGCTCGAGTCGCGCCCGCTCGGGGATCTCGATCTGCGGGACTACTCGGGGGTGCTGCTCGGCGGCAGCCCGTTCAACGCCTCCGAACCGATCAAATCCCCGCTGCAGAACCGCGTCGAGGCGGACCTCGCCCGACTCATGGAGGAGGTGCTCGACCGCGATTTCCCCCTGTTCGGCGCCTGCTACGGCGTCGGCACCGTCGGCACCGCCATCGGCGCGGTCATCGACGGCACCTACAGCGAGTCGCCCCGCGTCATCAGCGTCTCCGTCACCGACCTCGGCGCCCGCGATCCGCTGCTGGAGGGCATTCCGGGGAACTTCTCCACGATGGTCGGCCACAAGGAGGCCGTCGCCGTGCTTCCCGACGTCGCCGCGGTGCTGGTCACCGGCGAGAGCTGCCCCGTCCAGATGTTCCGGGTGCAGGAGAATGTCTACGCCACCCAGTTCCACCCCGAACTGGCGCCGGAGGCCTTCGAGCAGCGTCTGCGCATCTACGCCAACGCCGGCTACCACGACCCGTCGGAGCTCGACAGCATCATCGCCATGACCCGGGGCGTGGACCTCACCGTCGACGACGCGATCCTGCGCAACTTCGCGCTGCGTTACGCGCGCTGA
- a CDS encoding ABC-F family ATP-binding cassette domain-containing protein codes for MIVTNDLEVRVGARTLLTAPGQLLRVQPGDRIGLVGRNGAGKTTSMRILAGETKPYGGTVVSSGEIGYLPQDSREGNIDQTALDRVLSARGLDQIRSSMERQQEIMETTTDDSKRDAAIRKYSRFEEQYASLGGYEADSEAAQICDNLGLPARILEQPLHTLSGGQRRRVELAQILFAATNGSGKSQTTLLLDEPTNHLDADSIDWLRGFLSKHEGGLIMISHDVELLDAVCNKVWFLDAVRAEADVYNMGFAKYKAARALDEARRRRERANAEKKASALHKQAAKLGAKATKAAAAKQMLARADRMIGQLDDVRVADRVAAISFPEPAPCGKTPLFAKGLTKMYGSLEVFAGVDLAIDKGSRVVVLGFNGAGKTTLLKLLAGVERTDGEGGVVSGHGLKIGYFAQEHDTIDPEKSVWQNTIAACPEAGEQDLRGLLGSFMFSGDQLDQPAGTLSGGEKTRLALAALVSSRANVLLLDEPTNNLDPQSREQVLDALRTYTGAVVLVTHDPGAVKALEPDRVIVLPDGDEDLWSDAYMEIVELA; via the coding sequence GTGATTGTCACCAATGACCTCGAAGTCCGCGTCGGCGCCCGCACCCTGCTCACTGCACCGGGGCAGCTCCTGCGCGTCCAGCCCGGCGACCGCATCGGTCTCGTGGGCCGCAACGGTGCCGGGAAGACCACGTCCATGCGAATTCTGGCGGGGGAGACCAAGCCTTATGGCGGCACCGTGGTCAGCTCCGGCGAGATCGGCTACCTTCCCCAGGACTCCCGCGAAGGCAACATCGACCAGACGGCTCTGGACCGCGTGCTCTCCGCCCGCGGCCTCGACCAGATCCGCAGCTCCATGGAACGCCAGCAGGAGATCATGGAGACGACCACGGACGACAGCAAGCGTGACGCGGCGATCCGCAAGTACTCCCGTTTCGAGGAGCAGTACGCCTCCCTCGGCGGTTACGAGGCGGACTCGGAGGCCGCCCAGATCTGCGACAACCTCGGGCTGCCCGCCCGCATCCTGGAGCAGCCGCTGCACACCCTGTCCGGCGGCCAGCGCCGCCGCGTGGAGCTGGCGCAGATCCTCTTCGCCGCCACCAACGGGTCCGGCAAGTCGCAGACCACCCTGCTCCTCGACGAGCCCACCAACCACCTCGACGCCGACTCCATCGACTGGCTGCGGGGTTTCCTGTCCAAGCACGAGGGCGGGCTCATCATGATCTCCCACGACGTGGAGCTTCTCGACGCCGTCTGCAACAAGGTCTGGTTCCTCGACGCCGTGCGCGCCGAGGCCGACGTCTACAACATGGGCTTCGCCAAGTACAAGGCCGCCCGCGCCCTCGACGAGGCGCGCCGCCGCCGGGAGCGCGCCAACGCGGAGAAGAAGGCCTCCGCCCTGCACAAGCAGGCCGCCAAGCTCGGAGCGAAGGCCACCAAGGCTGCCGCCGCCAAACAGATGCTCGCCCGCGCCGACCGCATGATCGGTCAGCTCGACGACGTCCGCGTCGCCGACCGGGTCGCCGCCATCTCCTTCCCCGAGCCCGCGCCGTGCGGCAAGACGCCGCTGTTCGCCAAGGGCCTGACCAAGATGTACGGCTCTCTCGAGGTCTTCGCCGGCGTGGACCTGGCCATCGACAAGGGCAGCCGCGTCGTCGTCCTCGGCTTCAACGGCGCCGGCAAGACGACGCTGCTCAAGCTGCTCGCGGGTGTGGAACGTACCGACGGCGAGGGCGGCGTCGTCTCCGGCCACGGCCTGAAGATCGGCTACTTCGCCCAGGAGCACGACACGATCGACCCGGAGAAGTCCGTGTGGCAGAACACCATCGCGGCCTGCCCGGAGGCCGGCGAGCAGGACCTGCGTGGCCTGCTCGGTTCCTTCATGTTCTCCGGCGACCAGCTCGACCAGCCCGCCGGCACCCTGTCCGGCGGCGAGAAGACCCGCCTCGCCCTCGCCGCGCTCGTGTCCTCCCGCGCGAACGTCCTGCTTCTCGACGAGCCCACCAACAACCTCGACCCCCAGTCCCGCGAACAGGTCCTCGACGCCCTGCGCACCTACACCGGCGCCGTCGTCCTGGTGACCCACGACCCGGGCGCAGTCAAGGCCCTGGAGCCTGACCGCGTCATTGTCCTTCCCGACGGCGACGAGGACCTCTGGTCCGACGCCTACATGGAGATCGTCGAACTGGCGTAG
- a CDS encoding metal-sulfur cluster assembly factor, with protein MTENNPTDNIQRQRPETQAPEAEALAFDVQEYLRDVIDPELGINVVDLGLVYDVWVEDREGEDVAMINMTLTSPACPLTDVIEDQVQAALVGNGIVDKVDLEWVWLPPWGHHMITEDGREQLRALGFAV; from the coding sequence ATGACCGAGAACAACCCGACCGACAACATCCAGCGCCAGCGCCCCGAGACCCAGGCCCCGGAGGCGGAGGCACTCGCTTTCGACGTCCAGGAGTACCTGCGCGACGTCATCGACCCCGAGCTGGGGATCAACGTCGTCGACCTGGGCCTCGTCTACGACGTCTGGGTCGAGGACCGCGAAGGGGAGGACGTGGCCATGATCAACATGACCCTGACCTCTCCCGCCTGCCCGCTGACCGACGTCATCGAGGACCAGGTCCAGGCCGCCCTCGTGGGCAACGGCATCGTGGACAAGGTCGATCTAGAGTGGGTCTGGCTCCCGCCGTGGGGCCACCACATGATCACCGAGGACGGCCGCGAGCAGCTGCGCGCCCTCGGCTTCGCCGTTTAG
- the sufU gene encoding Fe-S cluster assembly sulfur transfer protein SufU: MNLESMYQEVILDHYKHPQHAGLREPYEAEVHHVNPSCGDELTLRVHLSADSSTVEDVSYHAEGCSISQASTSVMAEEIIGQPLDSAMAKLAEFEKMITSRGAEMGDEDLIGDGIAFSGVSKYPARVKCALLGWKAFQAAAAEALNEREKK, translated from the coding sequence ATGAATCTGGAATCCATGTACCAGGAAGTGATCCTGGACCATTACAAGCATCCCCAGCACGCCGGGCTGCGCGAACCTTATGAAGCCGAGGTTCACCACGTGAACCCGTCCTGCGGCGACGAACTCACGCTGCGGGTCCACCTGTCCGCGGACAGCTCGACCGTCGAGGACGTGTCCTACCACGCCGAGGGCTGCTCCATCTCGCAGGCTTCCACCTCGGTGATGGCCGAGGAGATCATCGGCCAGCCCCTGGACTCGGCGATGGCTAAGCTCGCGGAGTTCGAGAAGATGATCACCTCCCGCGGCGCCGAGATGGGTGACGAGGACCTCATCGGGGACGGCATCGCCTTCTCCGGCGTGTCCAAGTACCCGGCGCGCGTGAAGTGCGCACTGCTCGGGTGGAAGGCTTTCCAGGCCGCCGCCGCCGAAGCCCTCAACGAAAGGGAGAAGAAATGA
- a CDS encoding cysteine desulfurase, translated as MHGYVEAGGALDVGKIRAEFPILSRTVREDQPLVYLDSGATSQRPLRVWKAEEEFVLNTFAPVHRGAYQLAEEATDAYENARDKIAAFVGADGHEIAFVKNATEGLNLVAYVLGDERAGELQVGEGDTVVVTELEHHANLVPWQELCRRTGATLKWYSVTDDGRIDLDSLELDDSVKVVAFTHQSNVTGAVSDVAEIVRRAKAVGALTVLDACQSVPHMPVDFHALDVDFAAFSGHKMCGPSGVGVVYAKAPLFDELPPFLTGGSMIEVVRMEESTYAPAPQRFEAGTQMTSQVVGLGAAVEFLGEIGMENIHAHEHDLTAYALERLQTVEGLTVVGPATPENRGAAIAFNIEGVHPHDLGQVLDSQGVCIRVGHHCAWPLHRGMNAQSTARASFYLYNTRAEVDALVDAIHHAREFFGVN; from the coding sequence ATGCACGGGTACGTCGAGGCGGGCGGCGCGCTGGACGTCGGGAAGATCCGGGCGGAGTTCCCGATCCTCTCGCGGACGGTGCGCGAGGACCAGCCGCTGGTCTACCTGGATTCCGGCGCCACCTCGCAGCGCCCGCTACGGGTGTGGAAGGCGGAGGAGGAGTTCGTGCTGAACACCTTCGCCCCCGTCCACCGGGGCGCGTACCAGCTGGCTGAGGAGGCGACGGACGCCTACGAGAACGCGCGCGACAAGATCGCCGCGTTCGTCGGGGCCGACGGCCACGAGATCGCGTTCGTGAAGAACGCGACAGAGGGCCTCAACCTCGTCGCCTACGTGCTCGGCGACGAGCGCGCCGGCGAGCTTCAGGTCGGGGAGGGCGACACGGTCGTCGTCACCGAGCTGGAGCACCACGCGAACCTCGTGCCGTGGCAGGAGCTGTGCCGCCGCACCGGCGCCACCCTGAAGTGGTACTCGGTGACCGACGACGGCCGCATCGACCTCGATTCCCTCGAACTCGACGACTCCGTCAAGGTTGTGGCCTTCACCCACCAGTCCAACGTGACGGGTGCGGTCAGCGACGTGGCGGAGATCGTCCGCCGGGCGAAGGCCGTCGGTGCGCTCACCGTTCTCGACGCGTGCCAGTCCGTCCCGCACATGCCCGTCGATTTCCACGCCCTGGACGTCGACTTCGCGGCCTTCTCCGGCCACAAGATGTGCGGCCCCTCCGGCGTCGGCGTGGTCTACGCCAAGGCGCCGCTTTTCGACGAGCTTCCACCGTTCCTCACCGGAGGATCGATGATCGAGGTCGTGCGCATGGAGGAGTCCACCTACGCCCCCGCCCCGCAGCGTTTCGAGGCGGGGACCCAGATGACCAGCCAGGTCGTCGGGCTCGGTGCGGCGGTGGAGTTCCTCGGCGAGATCGGCATGGAGAACATCCACGCCCACGAGCACGACCTGACCGCCTACGCCCTGGAGCGTCTGCAGACCGTCGAGGGTCTGACGGTCGTCGGCCCGGCGACACCGGAGAACCGCGGCGCGGCCATCGCCTTCAACATCGAGGGCGTGCACCCGCACGACCTGGGCCAGGTCCTCGACAGCCAGGGCGTGTGCATCCGCGTCGGCCACCACTGCGCGTGGCCGCTCCACCGGGGCATGAACGCCCAATCGACGGCCCGGGCCAGCTTCTACCTGTACAACACGCGTGCGGAGGTCGACGCCCTCGTCGACGCAATCCACCACGCCCGAGAGTTCTTCGGGGTGAACTGA